In a genomic window of Akkermansiaceae bacterium:
- a CDS encoding glycoside hydrolase family 97 catalytic domain-containing protein: MKIKHYFLIIPFSLAAATFLHAETSTLVHSPDKNTRVKLELKEGIPHWSVNMGSQPVIQSSRLGLQAKPTRYGPLQQLGLDRSTHDETWKPVWGKASSIRNHYQEAVWKLQETNGEKRTFNIVLRVFDHAVAVRYQFPGKGKQTFDADLTEFRFPADFTCWSANGENANHGPVSLSKYRGSQLPLTVRIADECYTSILEAHISDYAGISLKRIGPTAFQANMPASTVDLPSETSWRVLLLGKTPGDLLVNHTMVNLNPPCAIEDTSWIKPGIAMWDWRAWGAVADDGFVYDLGMESWKRHIDFASKHKLGYLLLDAGWYGLEFDPNEDPTTSRDHLIIQPHPDKPELVRKPAPKDWKHPIDVPALIQYAKKKNVGIILYLNDAAQKKHDLEKTLATYQQWGAAGIKYGFMRAAPQDKVRKTRRIVELCAKHKLLCDFHDGPVAPSGDRRTYPNYVTREFCHSQSDALRTFTPQTFCTTVFTNMLAGPLDMCNGLYSLNNAKKDRPKIFAEVYSTVTAETARVLITYSGLSLIPDIPEAYEAKADLFEFIAKLPMTWDETRILHGDIGHLITTARRSGDDWFVASCCDEKGRQLPIQLDFLKDGVSYTATLYEDGPDAHYKTNRESYKVRKISVKKGDTINAKLAPGGGHCIRLTESK, translated from the coding sequence ATGAAAATCAAACATTACTTCCTAATCATCCCGTTCTCCCTGGCTGCCGCCACTTTTCTTCATGCGGAAACAAGCACCCTTGTGCACTCACCGGATAAAAACACCCGCGTCAAACTTGAGCTCAAAGAGGGCATCCCCCACTGGTCGGTCAACATGGGCTCTCAGCCTGTCATCCAGTCCTCACGCCTCGGGCTTCAAGCGAAACCCACTCGCTACGGCCCCCTGCAACAGCTCGGCCTGGACCGCAGTACGCATGACGAAACCTGGAAACCCGTCTGGGGCAAGGCGTCGTCGATCCGGAACCATTACCAGGAAGCCGTCTGGAAACTGCAGGAAACCAACGGCGAAAAGAGAACCTTCAACATCGTCCTGCGCGTGTTCGATCATGCTGTGGCGGTGCGCTATCAGTTCCCGGGAAAAGGCAAACAAACCTTCGACGCCGACCTCACGGAGTTCAGATTCCCCGCCGACTTCACATGCTGGAGCGCCAACGGCGAAAACGCCAACCACGGCCCGGTTTCCCTCAGCAAATACAGAGGCTCGCAACTTCCGCTGACCGTTAGAATCGCCGACGAGTGCTACACCTCCATCCTCGAGGCCCATATCAGCGACTACGCCGGCATTTCACTCAAGCGCATCGGCCCCACCGCCTTTCAGGCCAACATGCCCGCATCCACCGTGGATCTGCCGTCGGAAACCTCCTGGCGGGTCTTGTTGTTAGGAAAAACACCCGGAGACCTGCTGGTCAACCACACCATGGTCAACCTCAATCCCCCCTGCGCCATCGAGGACACCTCCTGGATCAAACCCGGCATCGCCATGTGGGACTGGCGCGCCTGGGGCGCCGTCGCCGACGATGGCTTTGTGTACGACCTCGGCATGGAGTCATGGAAACGCCACATCGACTTCGCCTCCAAACACAAACTCGGCTACCTTCTGCTCGACGCCGGTTGGTATGGCCTCGAGTTCGACCCCAATGAGGACCCCACCACCAGCCGCGACCACCTCATCATCCAACCCCACCCGGACAAGCCAGAACTTGTTAGAAAACCGGCGCCCAAGGACTGGAAACACCCCATCGACGTGCCCGCCCTGATCCAGTACGCCAAGAAAAAGAACGTCGGCATCATTCTCTATCTCAACGACGCCGCGCAGAAAAAACACGACCTTGAGAAAACCCTCGCCACCTACCAGCAGTGGGGTGCCGCGGGCATCAAGTACGGATTCATGCGCGCCGCCCCCCAGGACAAGGTGCGCAAGACCCGCCGCATCGTCGAGCTCTGCGCAAAGCACAAGCTGCTCTGCGATTTCCACGACGGCCCGGTCGCCCCCTCCGGCGACCGCCGCACCTACCCGAACTACGTGACCCGCGAGTTCTGCCACTCGCAGTCGGACGCCCTGCGCACCTTCACCCCGCAGACTTTCTGCACCACCGTCTTCACCAACATGCTCGCCGGCCCCCTCGACATGTGCAACGGCCTCTACAGCCTCAACAACGCCAAAAAGGACCGGCCCAAGATCTTCGCCGAGGTTTACTCCACCGTCACCGCGGAAACAGCCCGGGTGCTGATCACCTACTCCGGGCTCAGCCTGATCCCCGACATCCCGGAAGCCTACGAGGCCAAGGCCGATCTCTTTGAATTCATCGCCAAACTCCCCATGACCTGGGACGAGACCCGCATCCTCCACGGCGACATCGGCCATTTGATCACCACTGCACGACGCAGCGGCGACGACTGGTTTGTCGCCTCCTGCTGCGATGAAAAAGGCAGGCAGCTCCCCATCCAGCTCGACTTCCTCAAGGACGGCGTCAGCTACACCGCCACCCTCTACGAGGACGGCCCAGACGCCCACTACAAAACCAACCGGGAGTCGTACAAGGTTCGGAAAATCAGCGTCAAAAAAGGCGACACCATCAACGCCAAACTCGCCCCCGGCGGTGGCCACTGCATCCGGCTGACTGAATCGAAATAG
- a CDS encoding PEP-CTERM sorting domain-containing protein (PEP-CTERM proteins occur, often in large numbers, in the proteomes of bacteria that also encode an exosortase, a predicted intramembrane cysteine proteinase. The presence of a PEP-CTERM domain at a protein's C-terminus predicts cleavage within the sorting domain, followed by covalent anchoring to some some component of the (usually Gram-negative) cell surface. Many PEP-CTERM proteins exhibit an unusual sequence composition that includes large numbers of potential glycosylation sites. Expression of one such protein has been shown restore the ability of a bacterium to form floc, a type of biofilm.), translated as MKTTTCALALSLGLAVASNAALSLTNGDFSSDTSNWNSEFGTSPDGWFSSLASTNTNGNYGEAMTGGGGSNNNFTYGTGRVAALKQVSGNYYQQTIGLVGEQTGVQVDFLGGYRAHSSYSTAARNISIEVSLWDATLNVELASTTIDYAYLAAGNALAAESKVLTYTSANGANDLALRFTNVSANPSGANPNTALIDGVSITAVPEPSSAALLGLGGLALILRRRK; from the coding sequence ATGAAAACAACAACTTGCGCGCTTGCGCTATCACTGGGACTCGCTGTTGCGAGTAATGCCGCCCTCAGTCTTACAAATGGAGACTTTAGCTCCGATACCAGCAACTGGAACAGTGAATTTGGCACCTCTCCCGACGGTTGGTTTTCCAGTCTTGCTTCAACCAATACCAATGGAAACTATGGCGAGGCCATGACTGGAGGTGGCGGATCCAATAATAATTTCACTTACGGGACTGGTAGAGTTGCTGCGCTCAAGCAAGTATCCGGCAACTACTACCAACAGACGATTGGCCTGGTTGGAGAACAAACAGGAGTTCAGGTGGATTTCCTCGGTGGATACCGTGCACATTCCTCTTACTCCACTGCCGCCCGCAACATTAGCATTGAGGTTTCCCTTTGGGATGCCACGCTGAATGTTGAGTTGGCTAGCACAACCATTGATTACGCCTACCTTGCCGCCGGTAATGCATTGGCTGCAGAGTCAAAAGTCCTCACTTATACAAGTGCCAATGGCGCTAATGATTTAGCATTACGCTTTACGAATGTCTCAGCTAACCCCTCCGGTGCAAATCCGAACACAGCCCTTATTGATGGTGTCTCCATCACAGCAGTCCCGGAGCCAAGCTCCGCGGCTCTTCTGGGACTTGGTGGACTCGCCCTTATCTTGCGTCGTCGTAAGTAG
- a CDS encoding DUF1080 domain-containing protein has product MKITELPAGATKDAGAHNTPPEGFTALFNGKDLNGWFGHGTKDPRTLWKMKPEELEAHKQKTRMDINKHWSVENGELVNDGHGLYLTTNKDYADFELLLEYKTVPKADSGIYLRGVPQVQIWDTTKEGGKWQHGADKGSGGLWNNSAGAPGKNPSKLMDKPFGEWNSMRIIMVGNKVTVHLNGEKVVDAAVMENYFDRKKPIFEKGPIQLQTHGGEIRWRNLYIKEL; this is encoded by the coding sequence ATGAAAATCACCGAGCTTCCGGCTGGAGCGACCAAGGATGCAGGAGCCCACAACACCCCCCCGGAAGGATTCACCGCCCTGTTCAACGGCAAGGACCTCAACGGCTGGTTCGGCCATGGCACCAAGGATCCACGCACGCTGTGGAAAATGAAACCCGAGGAACTGGAGGCGCACAAACAGAAAACCCGGATGGACATCAACAAACACTGGAGTGTTGAGAACGGCGAACTCGTCAATGACGGCCACGGCCTCTATCTGACCACCAACAAGGACTACGCCGATTTCGAGCTCTTGCTTGAATACAAGACCGTCCCCAAGGCCGACAGTGGCATCTACCTGCGCGGCGTGCCACAGGTCCAGATCTGGGATACCACCAAGGAGGGTGGCAAATGGCAACACGGTGCCGACAAGGGCTCCGGTGGCCTGTGGAACAATAGCGCCGGTGCGCCAGGCAAAAACCCTTCCAAACTCATGGATAAACCCTTTGGCGAATGGAACAGCATGCGTATCATCATGGTTGGCAACAAGGTGACCGTCCACCTCAACGGGGAAAAGGTCGTGGACGCCGCCGTCATGGAAAACTACTTCGACCGCAAGAAACCCATCTTCGAGAAAGGCCCCATCCAGTTGCAGACCCACGGTGGCGAGATCCGCTGGCGCAATCTTTATATCAAGGAACTCTAG
- a CDS encoding acetolactate synthase produces the protein MPDCEIKPPGTSPIQFSVMLKNRAGSLSSLVRLLRSENIEVIGLSIQDSRDAAMTRLVVSDPDTTMRIFMEKGIPHMTSEIVVIGLTETGGGLAQALDVLRAAETNVDFAYSLMPHPEGKTLMALHLEDTQFGMSVLHNAGFKVYYEEDLIR, from the coding sequence ATGCCCGACTGCGAAATCAAACCACCCGGCACCTCCCCCATCCAGTTTTCTGTGATGTTGAAGAACCGCGCGGGTTCGCTGAGTTCGCTGGTCCGCCTGCTGAGATCCGAAAACATCGAGGTCATCGGACTCAGCATCCAGGACTCCAGGGATGCTGCCATGACCCGCCTCGTGGTGTCTGACCCGGATACCACGATGCGTATCTTCATGGAAAAAGGCATCCCGCACATGACTTCCGAGATCGTTGTCATCGGACTCACAGAAACAGGCGGTGGCCTTGCCCAGGCGCTCGACGTCCTCAGGGCAGCGGAAACCAACGTCGACTTTGCCTACTCGCTCATGCCCCACCCCGAGGGAAAAACCCTCATGGCACTGCACCTCGAGGATACCCAGTTCGGTATGTCCGTCCTCCACAACGCCGGTTTCAAGGTCTACTACGAGGAGGACCTGATCCGCTAA
- the ruvB gene encoding Holliday junction branch migration DNA helicase RuvB, whose product MSESFYQQTNQSPDKQFDQSLRPPGFEDFHGQEKVTERLMLMVEAARMRDDVLEHILLSGPPGLGKTTLANIVSNATGTNLHTTSGPQIEKAGDLAGILTNIQKGDILFIDEIHRLHPAIEEYLYPAMEDYRLDIIIDSGPSARSIQLNLPKFTLIGATTRSGMLTSPLRSRFGLVNRLDYYTAAQLAHIILRSAKLLGVEIQQDGAMEIASRSRGTPRIANNLLRWVRDFAQVRADGTITPAIAHDALAMIEIDSDGLDEMDKRILEAAIYKFNGGPVGLSTLAVAIGEDASTLEEVHEPFLIMQGFLKRTPRGRVALPAAYTKIGATPDPQQPGLL is encoded by the coding sequence ATGTCCGAATCCTTCTACCAGCAGACCAACCAGTCGCCGGATAAACAATTCGACCAGTCACTCCGCCCACCGGGGTTCGAGGACTTCCATGGTCAGGAAAAGGTCACCGAGCGACTCATGCTGATGGTCGAGGCCGCCAGGATGCGTGACGATGTCCTCGAACACATCCTGCTATCCGGCCCCCCCGGCCTCGGCAAGACCACGCTGGCCAACATCGTCTCCAACGCCACCGGCACCAACCTGCACACCACCTCCGGCCCGCAGATTGAAAAGGCGGGCGACCTCGCCGGCATCCTGACCAATATCCAGAAAGGCGACATCCTCTTTATCGATGAGATCCACCGACTGCACCCGGCGATCGAGGAGTACCTCTACCCCGCGATGGAGGACTACCGGCTCGATATCATCATCGACTCCGGCCCGTCCGCTCGCTCGATCCAGCTCAACCTTCCCAAATTCACCCTCATAGGCGCTACCACGCGCTCGGGTATGCTGACCTCACCATTGCGGTCGCGCTTCGGCCTGGTCAACCGGCTCGACTACTACACCGCCGCGCAACTAGCCCACATCATCCTGCGTTCCGCAAAGTTGTTAGGCGTTGAAATCCAGCAAGACGGCGCCATGGAAATCGCCAGCCGGTCGCGCGGCACCCCCCGTATTGCCAACAACCTGCTCCGCTGGGTCCGCGACTTCGCCCAGGTGCGCGCCGACGGTACCATCACCCCGGCCATTGCCCACGATGCGCTGGCGATGATCGAAATCGACAGTGACGGTCTGGATGAGATGGACAAACGCATCCTTGAAGCCGCGATTTATAAATTCAACGGCGGCCCGGTTGGCCTCTCCACCCTCGCCGTTGCCATCGGTGAAGACGCCTCCACCTTGGAAGAAGTCCACGAGCCTTTCCTCATCATGCAAGGATTCCTCAAACGCACCCCACGGGGCCGCGTCGCCCTGCCCGCCGCCTACACCAAGATCGGAGCAACACCAGATCCACAACAACCGGGACTGCTGTGA
- a CDS encoding transcriptional repressor, which produces MPTDLDNLITRCRAEGLRRTKALEELLLTLLEGDRPMTLAELAESPRLANQCDKATVFRLLQRLADKAILRRLGLHERAAYFALLLPGQHRDYLICTECGSIEPINAPCPVHELEKEIRFTTGYKNLYHELEFFGSCPRCSK; this is translated from the coding sequence ATGCCCACCGATCTAGACAACCTAATCACCCGCTGCCGCGCCGAGGGACTACGGCGCACCAAGGCGCTTGAGGAACTCTTATTAACCTTGTTAGAGGGCGACCGGCCGATGACCCTGGCGGAACTCGCCGAGTCACCACGCCTCGCTAACCAGTGCGATAAAGCGACTGTCTTTCGTCTTCTCCAGCGCCTTGCCGACAAGGCGATCCTGCGTCGGCTCGGCCTGCACGAGCGGGCCGCCTATTTCGCCCTGCTGCTCCCCGGCCAGCATCGTGACTACCTGATTTGCACCGAATGCGGCTCCATAGAACCCATCAATGCGCCCTGCCCGGTGCACGAGCTGGAAAAGGAAATCCGGTTCACCACGGGTTATAAAAACCTCTACCACGAACTCGAGTTCTTCGGGTCGTGCCCAAGGTGCTCTAAGTAG
- a CDS encoding VWA domain-containing protein, producing the protein MKTRNTIATAITLAALTLQPAMAEKPEAKKPDQAKVQIAILLDTSSSMSGLIEQTKTQLWKIVNTFIDARQNGQVPYVEVALYEYGKDSLSKEEHWIRQIQPLTRDLDEISKQLFSLQTNGGEEYCGAVIRRATQDLKWDPSNKVYKAIFIAGNEAFTQGPVKADESVKAAIAAGVIVNTIHCGSEQAGISGGWKNGAMLADGKYLTIDHNRAVVHIEAPQDAEIVRLNTELNKTYLAYGRIGAAKQHDQVAQDKNAAEKSSSGAAVQRAISKGSANYYNGNWDLVDACKDKKFDIAKVKDKDLPKEMQKMTLEERKAHIGKTARERADIQARILDLNQKRSAYVAEKRKELAEKSGVQTLDEVVAKTVRAQAEKKGYAFKK; encoded by the coding sequence ATGAAAACCCGAAACACCATCGCCACTGCCATCACCCTGGCAGCCCTCACACTCCAGCCCGCCATGGCTGAGAAACCCGAAGCCAAGAAACCCGACCAGGCGAAAGTCCAGATCGCCATCCTGCTCGACACCAGCAGCAGTATGTCCGGCCTGATCGAACAGACCAAAACCCAGCTCTGGAAAATCGTCAACACCTTCATCGATGCCCGGCAGAACGGACAGGTGCCCTACGTCGAAGTCGCGCTCTACGAGTATGGCAAAGACAGCCTCAGCAAAGAGGAACACTGGATCAGACAAATCCAGCCACTCACCCGCGACCTCGATGAAATCAGCAAACAACTATTCTCCCTCCAGACCAACGGCGGTGAGGAATATTGCGGTGCGGTCATCCGTCGCGCCACCCAGGACCTCAAATGGGACCCGTCTAACAAGGTGTATAAAGCGATTTTCATCGCCGGCAACGAAGCCTTCACCCAGGGACCCGTGAAAGCAGATGAATCGGTCAAAGCTGCGATCGCCGCCGGTGTTATCGTCAATACGATCCACTGCGGCAGCGAGCAGGCCGGGATTTCCGGAGGTTGGAAAAACGGAGCCATGCTGGCAGATGGCAAGTATCTGACCATCGACCACAACCGCGCTGTCGTCCACATCGAGGCACCCCAGGATGCCGAGATCGTCAGGCTCAATACCGAGCTGAACAAAACCTACCTCGCCTACGGTCGCATCGGTGCTGCCAAGCAGCATGACCAGGTCGCACAGGATAAAAACGCCGCCGAAAAGTCCTCCAGCGGGGCTGCTGTCCAGCGTGCCATTTCCAAGGGCAGTGCCAACTACTACAACGGCAACTGGGATCTTGTTGACGCCTGCAAAGACAAGAAGTTCGATATCGCCAAGGTCAAGGACAAGGACCTGCCGAAGGAGATGCAGAAAATGACCCTCGAGGAACGCAAGGCCCACATCGGAAAAACGGCCAGGGAGCGTGCCGACATCCAGGCCAGGATCCTTGATCTCAACCAGAAACGCAGTGCCTACGTCGCGGAAAAACGCAAGGAACTGGCTGAAAAAAGCGGGGTGCAAACACTCGACGAGGTCGTGGCCAAAACGGTCCGTGCCCAGGCGGAGAAAAAAGGCTACGCGTTTAAGAAATAG
- a CDS encoding VWA domain-containing protein, which produces MQVSSVDVSARIVGRMATTTMTMSLHNPGNRQQESVVIIPVSVHAVIREFGLEGAQGKFPAKLVPRDEARKIYDEIVRRSLDPALLEFAASGLVKSSVFPVTAHGTCRVRLVYEEMLEVDGNRIDYTLLRTESPEYHVPWNVAVDWTVKGGLAGVYSPTHHTGESRVGPNRIKLTNQGKMQPGSFRLSATQRKNKQASASIMAYPGKEKDKHGGYFLLLLSPPAVEKKQPVLREVTLVIDKSGSMAGEKMEQALKAATQVIEGLNDGEAFNIIVYNESVEVFAEKPVIKTRDSLLAARKYISSVRVSGGTNIHDALQVATQQQATQGMLPIILFLTDGVPTIGQTHEGRIREAIARANRHHRRIFTFGVGVDVNTPLLSRLADDSRARATYVLPKEDVEVKVAAVFRRLSGPVLSDPGLVSTDENGKVTPGLVSDVLPARLPDMFDGEQVVVLGRYHQNGQLHFKLTGNDQEGPRTFKFDLSLKKARLGNSHVPRLWATRKIAVLTEALRDLGAENGKPVNMQDPKVKELVDEIVRLSTEYGILTEYTAFLATDGMMFSNNMHRDAVSRASAEIHHKAVQKRSGAASVNQDYNIQRTKSATQLNPGNRYLDDGLKQAEVKQVCQVADKAFYRQGNEWVDASLAGKEIGSTPTRNINVSSPEFQKIATRLIADNRQSCLALGENIRVVIDNQSYLIQSGK; this is translated from the coding sequence GTGCAGGTAAGTTCCGTGGACGTATCGGCGAGGATCGTTGGCAGGATGGCTACCACGACCATGACCATGTCCCTGCACAATCCGGGAAACCGGCAGCAGGAGTCCGTCGTCATCATCCCGGTTTCGGTCCATGCCGTAATACGCGAGTTCGGACTCGAGGGTGCCCAGGGTAAGTTCCCCGCCAAACTCGTTCCCCGCGACGAGGCACGCAAAATTTACGATGAAATCGTCCGCCGCTCACTCGACCCTGCCCTGCTGGAATTCGCGGCCAGCGGTCTGGTTAAATCGAGTGTCTTCCCCGTGACTGCCCATGGGACTTGCCGGGTGCGCCTTGTCTACGAGGAAATGCTTGAGGTCGACGGCAACCGGATCGATTACACGCTGCTCCGAACCGAGTCGCCCGAGTATCACGTGCCATGGAACGTCGCTGTCGACTGGACCGTCAAAGGTGGTCTCGCCGGTGTCTACTCACCCACGCATCATACCGGGGAAAGTCGGGTGGGCCCTAACCGGATCAAGCTGACCAACCAGGGGAAGATGCAGCCGGGTTCATTCCGCCTATCTGCGACGCAGCGCAAGAACAAGCAAGCCAGCGCCTCCATCATGGCCTATCCCGGTAAGGAAAAGGATAAACATGGCGGCTATTTCCTGCTTCTGCTTTCTCCACCTGCCGTCGAGAAAAAACAGCCCGTGTTACGTGAAGTCACCCTGGTCATCGACAAGTCGGGAAGCATGGCGGGAGAAAAAATGGAGCAAGCCCTGAAGGCCGCCACCCAGGTCATTGAAGGACTCAACGATGGGGAGGCATTTAACATCATTGTCTACAATGAATCGGTCGAGGTCTTTGCGGAGAAGCCCGTGATCAAAACGCGGGACAGCCTGCTGGCTGCCAGAAAATACATCTCCAGCGTGCGTGTCAGCGGTGGTACCAATATCCACGATGCCCTCCAGGTGGCTACCCAGCAACAAGCAACCCAGGGCATGCTGCCGATTATTCTTTTTCTAACCGATGGTGTGCCAACAATCGGCCAGACCCACGAAGGAAGGATCCGCGAGGCCATTGCCAGGGCGAACCGGCATCATCGCCGTATCTTCACCTTTGGGGTGGGGGTTGATGTCAATACTCCCTTGCTCTCACGCCTGGCTGATGACTCCCGTGCCCGCGCCACCTACGTATTACCGAAAGAGGATGTGGAGGTCAAGGTGGCCGCTGTCTTTCGCCGCCTGTCTGGTCCGGTGCTCAGTGACCCCGGACTGGTATCCACTGACGAAAACGGAAAGGTCACCCCTGGTCTGGTCAGTGATGTCCTTCCCGCACGCCTGCCCGATATGTTTGATGGGGAACAGGTCGTTGTGTTAGGTCGCTATCACCAGAATGGCCAACTCCATTTTAAACTAACAGGAAACGATCAGGAGGGGCCACGCACCTTCAAGTTTGACCTGTCATTGAAAAAAGCCCGACTGGGAAACTCCCATGTGCCACGACTCTGGGCGACCCGGAAAATTGCCGTCCTCACCGAGGCTCTACGCGATCTGGGGGCTGAAAATGGCAAGCCGGTCAACATGCAGGACCCCAAGGTCAAGGAACTGGTCGATGAAATTGTCCGTCTCTCCACCGAGTACGGTATCCTCACCGAATACACCGCCTTTCTGGCCACCGACGGCATGATGTTTAGCAACAACATGCACCGCGATGCGGTGAGCCGCGCTTCTGCGGAGATTCATCACAAAGCCGTCCAGAAACGATCCGGCGCCGCCTCCGTGAACCAGGATTACAACATCCAGCGCACCAAGTCCGCCACCCAGTTGAATCCCGGTAACCGATACCTCGACGATGGTCTCAAACAAGCCGAGGTCAAACAGGTCTGCCAGGTCGCCGACAAAGCATTCTACCGCCAAGGCAACGAGTGGGTGGATGCCAGTCTGGCCGGTAAGGAGATCGGCTCCACCCCAACCCGGAACATCAATGTCTCCAGTCCCGAATTCCAGAAAATAGCCACCCGTCTCATCGCCGACAACCGCCAAAGCTGTCTCGCCCTGGGCGAAAACATCCGCGTCGTCATCGACAACCAATCCTACCTCATCCAGTCAGGAAAGTAG